Within the Synergistaceae bacterium genome, the region TACAGAAAGAAGCGTAAATGATGACGAGCCGCGGACAGGAACTCAAAAAGAAAATTTTTCTCGAAGCCCGGAATCTGGGATTGACCCTTCTCGGCGTCGCTCCGGTGAAACGCTGGGAGGAGGGCTCCGCCGCCGCGCCCGTCCTTCCCGGCGCCCCGAGGGCATCGGAGCCAAGAGAAAACTATTTTCCCTCCAATATATGGCCCTGGAGCAAAAACGTGATTGTGGGAGGTGTGCCAATCTTTCTTCCCATGGGCGTGACAACCCCCTCCAACCTGTATTCTGAGCTTTACAACACCGCCAACCGCCTTCTGGATGAGGCCGCTTACCGGCTTGCCGTCCTGCTGGATTCCCTCGGTTTCAGGGCGCACTTTTTCCCCCGGGACGGTTACGGCGAAATTGGCGCTCTGGTGGAAAAACCGGAGGCGGCGTTTTCGCAGGTGCTGGCCGGAAAGTACGCCGGGCTGGGAACCATCGGCGCCAACCATTGCCTGATTTCCCCGAAGTTCGGTCCGCGAATCCGTCTCGTTTCGGTCATTACCGACGCGGATCTGCCCCCTTCTCCCATGATCAAAAAGGAGCTGTGCTCCTCCTGCGGGCGATGCGCGGCGGCCTGTCCCATCGGGGCCTTCACGGCCCGGACCGACATTCCCATTGCCGACATGGAAAAATACAAATGCGCGAAGTATCACCAGTTTCTGCGCAACGAAATGCGCTATCCCTGTGGAGTTTGCGTCATGGCCTGTTCCGCCGGAGACGATAAAAAACGGTACGGAGAGGAGGCTGTAACCGGAACGGGCTTTTATCACCTGCAAAATTTCGGCTCAAAGGAACGGAATGGAAGTGAATTTTATTTAGCGAGAAGGAGATTTATCATGGCAGAGAGAAATTACAAATTTGAAACGATTCAGATTCACGCGGGACAGGAAAAACCGGATTCGGCCACCGACGCCCGGGCTGTGCCTATTTATCAGACGACATCTTACGTTTTTCCGTCGTCGAAGTCCGCCGCAGACCGCTTTGCTTTGGTGGAACCGGGAAACATCTACACGAGGATCATGAACCCCACCTGGGATGTGTTCGAGAAGCGCATTGCGGCGCTGGAGAAGGGAGTTGCCGCGCTGGCCACCGCCTCCGGAGCCGCGGCCGTCACCTACGCGATTCAGAATATCGCGAGAAACGGGGACCACATCGTATCGGACAACCAGCTCTACGGCGGCACGTACAATCTTTTCGCCAACACCTTCAAGGACAACGGAGTGGACGTCTCCTTCATCGACGGCAGCGACCCCACGAACTTCGAGCGCGCCATAAAACCCAACACGA harbors:
- a CDS encoding aminotransferase class I/II-fold pyridoxal phosphate-dependent enzyme, which codes for MMTSRGQELKKKIFLEARNLGLTLLGVAPVKRWEEGSAAAPVLPGAPRASEPRENYFPSNIWPWSKNVIVGGVPIFLPMGVTTPSNLYSELYNTANRLLDEAAYRLAVLLDSLGFRAHFFPRDGYGEIGALVEKPEAAFSQVLAGKYAGLGTIGANHCLISPKFGPRIRLVSVITDADLPPSPMIKKELCSSCGRCAAACPIGAFTARTDIPIADMEKYKCAKYHQFLRNEMRYPCGVCVMACSAGDDKKRYGEEAVTGTGFYHLQNFGSKERNGSEFYLARRRFIMAERNYKFETIQIHAGQEKPDSATDARAVPIYQTTSYVFPSSKSAADRFALVEPGNIYTRIMNPTWDVFEKRIAALEKGVAALATASGAAAVTYAIQNIARNGDHIVSDNQLYGGTYNLFANTFKDNGVDVSFIDGSDPTNFERAIKPNTKALYFETVGNPNASIVDIEAVVAIAHRHGIPVIVDSTFATPYLLRPIEYGVDIVVHSATKFIGGHGTSIGGVIVDGGKFDWAQNDKFPGLSRPNPSYHGVVFTDAVKNLAYIIKARTTLLRDTGSALSPFNAFLFLQGLETLSLRVERHVENTLKVVEWLAKHPQVEKVNHPSLPEHRDHKLYNKYFPKGGGTIFTFELKGNAEKAKRFTEELHLFSLLANVADVKSLVIHPASTTHSQLSESELLAGGIKPNTVRLSIGTEHIDDILYDLKQGFEAIK